A section of the Brachyhypopomus gauderio isolate BG-103 chromosome 13, BGAUD_0.2, whole genome shotgun sequence genome encodes:
- the fbxo43 gene encoding F-box only protein 43, translated as MDKLHAPKSDGANECSSKHSTFLDNTLEISTHTPMHNSERPNLKRNLKKECSLHTSWCETPKLTKKYPSLRRRLVSRSATDGKPSRFKKPSNRDVYTEDHLDSVGFESPDNNVTGPLSWKNRRLLFSQAITSTLEDGKNRVTSPTQACRPLSVSELDESIISGLIISEMPVTPQGDNVLPFAKENFQTPLNHLPGNQFECLSVLSTPSCTPVSKLDTSSLEDSGFSSLGLDKSVESSVDEDSFLEGVLASVPCSKEKRLSRLERQRRLSTLQEGGSQSEEDHRAHCLEVQGFKEDEEEVFLKNTPIGAARIVFQDLSLTPALQVMHAMSQHSTSILSQHSSLEELLQLSAQDGSVRTSLPLSSLIGRKMGLGRLDILNELNRRNLRHILAIVLKLLSPHDIYICGQVSGIWDDIIMQDKKASHRRKLYENEIRLGLEMGSAVHVPDAETRLTLACRSALSSVQAQAKTPRACAHTPNAEVIYTPLQHQTPQSKTKCQEFLQVAKTLFNDECLKPCPRCQHPARCHVLRGEGCCSWADCLFHFCMACLCAYHGSRDCAHLLSKRRNRKDILPGSAQSKRNVRRL; from the exons ATGGATAAGTTACATGCACCAAAGAGTGATGGGGCAAATGAATGCAGTAGCAAACATTCTACTTTCTTGGACAATACACTTGAaatatcaacacacactcctatgCATAACTCGGAAAGACCAAACCTGAAAAGAAATCTTAAGAAAGAATGCTCATTACATACAAGTTGGTGTGAGACTCCTAAACTCACCAAAAAGTATCCTTCACTGCGCAGACGTCTTGTTTCCAGATCAGCCACAGATGGAAAACCTAGCAGGTTTAAAAAACCGAGCAACAGGGATGTTTACACAGAAGACCATTTGGACAGTGTGGGCTTTGAATCTCCAGATAACAATGTGACAGGGCCTCTGTCATGGAAGAACCGACGTCTCCTGTTTTCACAAGCAATAACCTCAACCCTTGAGGATGGGAAGAATAGAGTGACCAGTCCTACACAGGCTTGTAGACCTCTCTCTGTATCAGAGCTGGATGAAAGCATTATATCAGGTTTGATTATTTCTGAGATGCCTGTAACACCCCAAGGTGATAATGTTTTGCCTTTTGCCAAAGAGAACTTCCAGACTCCTCTTAATCACCTCCCGGGAAATCAGTTTGAATGTCTGAGTGTTCTGAGTACACCATCCTGCACCCCAGTGTCTAAGCTGGATACTTCCTCTTTAGAAGATAGTGGCTTTAGCTCTTTGGGTCTGGATAAATCTGTAGAGTCTTCTGTAGATGAAGACTCTTTCTTGGAAGGAGTACTGGCATCAGTCCCCTGCAGCAAAGAAAAAAGGCTCTCGCGCCTAGAGCGGCAGCGCAGGCTGTCCACACTCCAGGAGGGGGGTTCCCAGTCGGAGGAGGACCACAGAGCTCATTGTTTGGAGGTACAAGGCTTcaaggaggatgaagaggaggttTTCCTGAAGAACACTCCAATAGGAGCTGCTAGAATCGTGTTCCAGGACCTATCCCTCACCCCTGCCCTTCAAGTGATGCATGCCATGAGCCAACACAGCACATCCATTCTGTCACAACACAGCAGCCTTGAAGAGTTGCTTCAGTTGTCGGCCCAAGATGGATCAGTACGGACCAGCTTGCCCCTCTCAAGCCTTATTGGCAGAAAGATGGGACTGGGTAGGCTGGATATCCTCAATGAACTCAACAGGAGGAACCTCCGACATATTCTAGCCATTGTCCTTAAGCTCCTGTCTCCTCATGACATTTATAT atgTGGACAGGTATCTGGTATTTGGGATGACATTATCATGCAAGATAAGAAAGCATCGCACAGGAGAAAATTGTATGAGAATGAGATTAGACTTGGACTTGAG ATGGGCAGCGCGGTCCATGTTCCAGATGCAGAGACCAGGCTGACTCTGGCATGTCGATCTGCTTTGAGCAGCGTCCAGGCACAGGCCAAAACCCCCAGAGCTTGTGCACATACTCCAAATGCAGAAGTCATTTATACACCCTTACAGCACCAGACACCTCAATCAAAAACCAAATGCCAAGAATTCCTCCAG GTGGCCAAAACTCTGTTCAATGATGAGTGTTTGAAGCCGTGCCCACGCTGCCAACACCCTGCCCGCTGCCATGTCCTGAGAGGAGAGGGATGCTGCAGCTGGGCTGACTGCCTCTTCCACTTCTGCATGGCCTGCCTGTGTGCCTACCACGGCTCCAGGGACTGTGCTCATCTCTTGTCTAAACGCAGGAACAGGAAGGACATTCTGCCCGGCAGTGCTCAGAGTAAACGCAATGTGAGGCGATTGTAA